A part of Ammospiza nelsoni isolate bAmmNel1 chromosome 9, bAmmNel1.pri, whole genome shotgun sequence genomic DNA contains:
- the LOC132077002 gene encoding olfactory receptor 14C36-like, which translates to MYNSSSISHFLLLALADTRQLQLLHFCLLLGISLAALLGNSLIISAVACGHHLHTPMFFFLLNLALSDLGSICTTVPKAMHNSLWDTRNISYTGCAAQLFFFLFFISAEYFLLTVMCYDRYVSICKPLHYGILLGSRACVHMTAAAWASAFLNALLLMANTFSLPLCHGNALGQFFCEIPQILKLSCSQSKLRKLGLIVGSSCLGLGSFVFIVFSYVQIFRAVLRIPSEQGRHKAFYTCLPHLAVICMFLSTILLAHLKPPSISSPYLDLTLSILYSVVPPALNPLIYSLRNQELKAGVGRLMTVCFQGAGH; encoded by the coding sequence ATGtacaacagcagctccatcagccacttcctcctgctggcacttgcagacacgcggcagctgcagctcctgcacttctgcctcttgctgggcatctccctggctgccctcctgggcaacagcctcatcatcagcgcTGTAGCCTgtggccaccacctgcacacgcccatgttcttcttcctgctcaacctggccctcagtgacctgggctccatctgcaccactgtccccaaagccatgcacaattccctctgggacaccaggaacatttcctacacaggatgtgctgctcagctgtttttctttctgttcttcatctCAGCAGAGTATTTCCTGCTGACCgtcatgtgctacgaccgctacgTATCCATCTGCAAACCTCTGCACTATGGGAttctcctgggcagcagagcttgtgtcCACAtgacagcagctgcctgggccagtgcctttctcaatgCTCTGCTACTCAtggccaatacattttccctgcccctgtgccatggcaatgccctgggccagttcttctgtgaaatacctcagatcctcaagctctcctgctcacagTCCAAACTCAGGAAACTGGGGCTCATTGTTGGCAGTTCCTGTTTAGGTTTGGGtagttttgtgttcattgttttctcctatgtgcagatcttcagggctgtgctgaggatcccctctgagcagggacggcacaaagccttttacacctgcctccctcacctggctgtgatCTGCATGTTCCTCAGCACTATTCTCTTGGCGCAcctgaagcccccctccatctcctctccaTATCTGGATCTGACCCTTTCAATTCTGTActcggtggtgcctccagccctgaaccccctcatctacagcctgaggaaccaggagctcaaggctggaGTGGGGAGACTGATGACTGTATGCTTTCAGGGTGCTGGCCATTGA